The segment ACCAGAGGCGATTTGTTCTGTGCCATCGCCAAAGTCTACGTAGGAGGTGCCGTAGTGTGGGTAGACCTCATCCACGGCTTTTAAGCTGGCAGGCTGAAAGCGCCCACCGCGGCTAATCATTGATACCAAGTCAACTTGATCGCTAAGCACAAAGCCTGCGCTCTCCAGACGTTCGCGCAACTCTGCTGAAAACGGATCGCGCTGCTCCAGCACTAAGTCACCGCCCAGCATCTGCCCTGCCTGGCGCTCAAGGCCGCGCTCTATCCGATCAAGAAAAAACGCAATCATGGTGGAAGCCGCGACAGCCAATACCAGGGCAATAAATAGCGCACGCACATCAGCAGCGCGCAGGTCCCGCTTGAGACTGCGCATCGCCAAACGCCAATTCACATCGCTCATTGCGCGCCCTCATCAATCGAAGCGGCAGTTGGCACGATGTTTTCAAGTACGGCTTCTAGCTTGCCATGATCTAATCGCAAGCAGCGATCACAGCGCCGCGCCAAGGCGTGGTCGTGGGTAACCAGAATAAGCGTGGTGCCCGCCTCACGGTTTAAGGTGAAAAGCAGATCAATGATTTGCGCGCCGGTATCGGGATCTAGGTTGCCGGTGGGCTCGTCGGCAAATACCAGCTCGGGATCAGTCACAAAAGCGCGGGCCACGGCAACGCGCTGCTGCTCACCACCGGAAAGCTGTTTGGGTAAGTGGTTCACTCGCTCACCAAGCCCCACACGCTCCAACCACCGAGCAGCGGTTTGCGTTTCCCCGGCGCGGGGCGACAATTCAAGGGGCAGCATAACGTTCTCAAGTGCGCTCAAGGTGGGCAGCAGTTGAAAGTTCTGAAACACAAAGCCCACTCGCCCGGCACGCAGAGCTGCACGTCCATCCTCATCCAAACGACTTAGCGCGTGCCCAAACAGCGTCAGTTCGCCGTCGCTCGGCGTGTCAAGACCGGCCAACAGGCCCAACAGCGTTGATTTCCCGGCGCCGCTTTTACCTAAGATGGCAACGCTCTCACCTGCCGCTACACTAAGCGACAGGTCGTGTAAGATAGTGAGCGAGCGCTCACCGCTGGTGACTTTTTTTGACAGCTTGTCAGCGTGCAGCACGGGTTGCCTAACAGCGCCCTGGGGAACATCGTTTACCGCTTGGTTGTCGGTATTAGACTGGCGCTCACCCTGGGGTGACTCGCTCGACACTGATATAGCCGTAGTCACATTGGCAGTTTTATCTGAGGAGCTTGAACTTGAGGAATAAGACATGAAGCGTGGCATCCCTGTGGCATGGCATGGACTGAACCGCATGGTAACCGGATGGCTGGTGCTGCTGATAGTCACCTTTGCCTCATCGCCTATCAACGCAGACGCAGACGCAGACCCCACGCTGCTGGTGATGGGTGATAGCTTAAGCGCCGCCTACGGCATTGAGCGCGATGAGGGCTGGGTGAGCCTGCTGGCAGAACGCTTGGAAGATGATGCACAAGTCGTTAACGCCAGCATTAGTGGTGAAACGACGTCCGGGGGTCTACAAAGGTTCACTGAACTTCTCGGACAACAGCAGCCGGATATTGTTCTCATTGAACTGGGCGGCAACGATGGTTTGCGCGGTTTATCCCCCAATCAAATGCAGGCGAACTTAGCCAGCATGATTGAGCAAAGCCAGGAAGCAGACGCTCAAGTGCTCTTGCTAGGCATCGATATCCCGCCCAATTATGGGCAAGCGTACCGGGATGCTTTTACCGGCGTCTTTTATTCGCTGGCAGAGGAGTACGATGTATCGTTAGTGCCTTTTTTACTTGAGGATATCGCCCTGAACGATGCGCTAATGCAGAGCGACGGCATTCACCCTACCGCCGATGCACAGCCGATTATTCTGGACAATGTATGGCCCGAGCTTAAGCCGCTATTAGAAACAACCCATCAGGCAGCGGTTCAATAAGCAGCTAGCATCACCCTTTTGAGTGAGAGGTGTAGCACTTCAACCCGCCAGCTTGTAATCTTAACCTCAATTTGGCGGTTACTAACGGCGACTCATGCCTGCATCCTCACATCACAACCCTACTGTATTCTCGCGTCGACAGTTCTTGGCAACTGTCGGCGCGCTTTGGTTGGGCGCAGGCCTAGGCATACATTCAACGCCTGCGGCAGCGTTTGACACACAACGCTTACGCCAAAGCATGCAACAACAGTATGGCCAGGCCGGTTTAGCCGTATTAGAAGAGTGGTTTGCCCTGCTTCAACAGCTGCAAAATCAAGATGTTCAAACCAAACTGCGCGGGGTTAATGACTTCTTTAATCGCCGCATCCGGTGGATTGACGATATCCGGGTGTGGGGGCAAGAGGATTATTGGGCAACGCCTTTAGAAGCGATGGGTAAAGGCCAGGGAGATTGCGAGGACTACTCCATTGCCAAGTACATTACCCTCAAACAGTTGGGTGTTACCAGCCAGTATCTACGCATGATTTATGTCCGTGCACGCATTGGGCGTAGTCAAATTACTCAAGCCCATATGGTGCTGGGCTATTACTCGACCCCGGACGCAGAACCGTTGGTGCTAGACAATATTGTCCCCTCCATCACCCCTGCCTCTCAGCGTACTGATCTCGACCCACTGTTTAGTTTTAATAGCGACGGCCTCTGGGCTGGCGGTTCATCTGAATCCCGTGCAGATCCATTGGCTCGGCTATCACGCTGGCGCAGCGTCATCGAACGTATGCAAACCCAGGGTTTCATTTAAGAGGAATTGGCACGATGTCACTTATCAAGCAACTTTGGATTGCCATTATCGCCCTGCTACTGCTGTCTTTCATTGGTAGCCTCGCCATTAGCATTACCACTAGTCGCGATTATATCGAGCAGGAAGTGCGCATTAAAAATGAAGACAATGCCACCGCGCTGGCGCTTTCCATGAGCCAGCTCGATAAAGACCTTGTCACCCTGGAGCTATTAATCGCTGCTCAGTTTGATACGGGCTATTACCGCCAAATCACGCTGCGTGATACGGACGACACTGTACTTATTGAGCGATCAGCAGAAGAGTATAGTGGCGATGTGCCTGCATGGTTTCGTCAGCTTGTCGAGTTTGATGTGCCCAGCGGCATAGCGACAATCCAAGACGGCTGGCGCCAGTACGGCACGTTGGAGCTTGAGAGCCAGCACAGTTTTGCCTATTCCTCTTTATGGCGCAGCATGCTGGAACTCGCTGCTTGGTTTTTACTCGCCGGAGTCATTAGCCTAGCGATTGCTACCGTGATCGTTCGTGGTATTAAGCATCCTCTTTCCCGCGTGGTCACTCAGGCACAAGATATCAGCGCGCGTCGTTTTACCACCATCAAAGAGCCACGCACGCTGGAATTGCGCCAAGTCACCCAAGCGATGAATGTGTTGTCCGCTAATGTTCATCAAATGCTGAGTCACGAAAGCCATAAGCTCGACGAGTTACGTCGCCATTTACAGCATGACCGAGTTACCGGTGCGTTGAACCGCGATGTGTTTATGGGCAAACTTTCATCTCAATTAAGCAGTGAAGATGCCCGCGCAACGGGCATGCTGATCATGGTTCGCGTCCAGGCATTAGAGACACTCAATGAGCAGCTCGGCTACGCCGCCACCGACCAACTTTTAAGTACTCTCGTTACCCAGTTGGGACAATTGGACACTGCGTGGGCAGAACCGATGATTGGCCGCCTTAACGGTAGTGATTTTATCTTTATGCTACCGCTTATGGATGATGTAGAGGAGCTCAGAATCCAGGTGATGGCAACATTGGCCGAGGTAGCCGCCACTCAGCCCGACGTGGAGATTTATCTACCCACGGCGATTGTGCCTTACGCACCACATGATGAACGCGGCACACTATTAGCCACCCTGGATGACGCCTTGGCACAAGCCGAAAGCCTAACGTCCTTTGAGCAGGTAGTTGTGCGTCAGCGCAAGCGTATCTCACTCTATAGCAGCCATGCCGAATGGCGAAACGCACTGGAATCAGCGATTCTAGTCGGCCCTGAGTTGGCGTACTTCCCGGTAGTAGACGCCCAAGGCGACATCATCCACTACGAATGCCCGGCCCGCTTACTGCTAGGCGGAAACTGGCAAACCGCCGGGGTCTTTATTCCCTGGA is part of the Halomonas alkaliantarctica genome and harbors:
- a CDS encoding transglutaminase-like cysteine peptidase; amino-acid sequence: MPASSHHNPTVFSRRQFLATVGALWLGAGLGIHSTPAAAFDTQRLRQSMQQQYGQAGLAVLEEWFALLQQLQNQDVQTKLRGVNDFFNRRIRWIDDIRVWGQEDYWATPLEAMGKGQGDCEDYSIAKYITLKQLGVTSQYLRMIYVRARIGRSQITQAHMVLGYYSTPDAEPLVLDNIVPSITPASQRTDLDPLFSFNSDGLWAGGSSESRADPLARLSRWRSVIERMQTQGFI
- a CDS encoding EAL domain-containing protein codes for the protein MSLIKQLWIAIIALLLLSFIGSLAISITTSRDYIEQEVRIKNEDNATALALSMSQLDKDLVTLELLIAAQFDTGYYRQITLRDTDDTVLIERSAEEYSGDVPAWFRQLVEFDVPSGIATIQDGWRQYGTLELESQHSFAYSSLWRSMLELAAWFLLAGVISLAIATVIVRGIKHPLSRVVTQAQDISARRFTTIKEPRTLELRQVTQAMNVLSANVHQMLSHESHKLDELRRHLQHDRVTGALNRDVFMGKLSSQLSSEDARATGMLIMVRVQALETLNEQLGYAATDQLLSTLVTQLGQLDTAWAEPMIGRLNGSDFIFMLPLMDDVEELRIQVMATLAEVAATQPDVEIYLPTAIVPYAPHDERGTLLATLDDALAQAESLTSFEQVVVRQRKRISLYSSHAEWRNALESAILVGPELAYFPVVDAQGDIIHYECPARLLLGGNWQTAGVFIPWITRFDMEPALDLAVVKKALTNLQTDLKPVGINLSAASITNTQFVNELRTLLVAHPLLAKQLCFEVPATLSTHAIGSLRGLCTALRPLGCTFGIEHVGAEFTKLADLHDVGLAYLKMDSSLIHQLHASNEQQTIVRGMATLCHSLGIQVIGEGVADDEEIACLFRVGVDGATGPGVRHA
- a CDS encoding arylesterase, with translation MKRGIPVAWHGLNRMVTGWLVLLIVTFASSPINADADADPTLLVMGDSLSAAYGIERDEGWVSLLAERLEDDAQVVNASISGETTSGGLQRFTELLGQQQPDIVLIELGGNDGLRGLSPNQMQANLASMIEQSQEADAQVLLLGIDIPPNYGQAYRDAFTGVFYSLAEEYDVSLVPFLLEDIALNDALMQSDGIHPTADAQPIILDNVWPELKPLLETTHQAAVQ
- a CDS encoding ABC transporter ATP-binding protein: MSSESPQGERQSNTDNQAVNDVPQGAVRQPVLHADKLSKKVTSGERSLTILHDLSLSVAAGESVAILGKSGAGKSTLLGLLAGLDTPSDGELTLFGHALSRLDEDGRAALRAGRVGFVFQNFQLLPTLSALENVMLPLELSPRAGETQTAARWLERVGLGERVNHLPKQLSGGEQQRVAVARAFVTDPELVFADEPTGNLDPDTGAQIIDLLFTLNREAGTTLILVTHDHALARRCDRCLRLDHGKLEAVLENIVPTAASIDEGAQ